The following is a genomic window from Lactococcus carnosus.
TAGTCAGGGAGGTGCCACCTAGTATATTTACAAATAGAATCATTGTCGTCGCCATTGAAAACGTGGCAAAAATTAGGATGAGTTTATTCTTCAATCTACATTCCGTCCTTTCATACCAAGCATGTGTTTTAACTCTGAGACATACTTTCTAGAAATTGTAACACGTTCATGATTATCAAGTTCTGCCTCAAACCGGCCACTCAATGTTGGACAAAGCATCTCAACCTTTTTGAGATTCAAAATCATCGACTTAGAAATCCGGATAAACTTTTGCTCTGCTAATTTTTCTGCTATCTGATACAGTTTATCTTTCACTTCAAAGACATCATCTTGTGTATAGATAAATGTTTTTTTATCTACTGACTCAAAATATAGAATGCCTTTGATTAATATCCGATAGTGTTTTTCACCTTTTGTAGCGATTATATCATGCTGCTCATCAGCTTTGACACGTGCCATCAAAGCACGGTGTTCATCTGTTAAGGCATGAATATTAAAAACGATCTGTTCCTCTTGTGTTTTAGGAACTAGCGCAATAACAACCTTCATTTGCCACCATTTCTCTCATATCTCTTTATCCTAAAAGGCCATCAGCAGTTATATGACCCCTCATGATGACCTAGACAAGGCGGCCCAATCTAGCAAAAATCCCCACGTAGGCGCAGGAATCTTCTATGTGCTATTATCTTTCAATAAATGGCGTGTCAGACAAGACCACATCAGGATATTTATCTGCAAACCAGCGTTCAGCAAATTGGTTTTCAAACAAGAACAAGGGATTATCAAAGCGATCCTTAGCTAGGATGTTACGTGAACTAGACATACGTTCATCCAAGTCATCTGTTGAAATCCAACGGACAGTCTTTTTACCCATCGGTGTCATAACCACTTCAGCATTATATTCGCCAACCATTCTGTGTTGGAAGACTTCAAACTGGAGTTGACCTACTGCACCTAACATATACTCACCTGTTTGGTAGCTTTTATATAGTTGGATAGCACCCTCTTGGACCAGCTGTTCAATCCCTTTATGGAATGACTTTTGTTTCATGACATTCTTAGCTGAAACTTTCATGAATAATTCTGGTGTAAAAGTAGGTAGTGGTTCAAACTCTATTTTAAGTGACCCAGTTGTCAGTGTATCACCGACTTGATAAGTCCCCGTATCATAAACCCCGATAATATCGCCTGCAACCGCATTTTCGACATTTTCACGTGATTCAGCCATAAACTGCGTCACATTACTCAACTTAACCGATTTGCCGGTACGGGCAAGCTTGATCGACATGCCACGCTCAAATTCACCAGAGATGATACGAACAAAGGCAATCCTGTCACGATGACGGGGGTCCATGTTGGCTTGGATTTTAAAGACAAATCCTGAAAATTCTGGAACTGTAGGCAACACAACTTCCTCAGTCAGTGTTTTATGCCCTTGAGGCTCTGGTGCAAACTCTAAAAATGAATCTAGGAAAGTCTGTACCCCAAAGTTAGTCAAGGCCGACCCAAAGAAGACAGGTGTCAACTCCCCTGCTAATACAGCTTCGCCATCAAAAGGGTTACCCGCTTCTGTCATTAACTCAATATCACCTTTGGCTTGTTGGTAGAAAGGATTTTGTGCAAAGACTTGATCTCCCTGATTAAAGTCAACAAAACGCGTTTCTCCTTTATAAAGCTCTAAACGCGTGTTATGCATATCATAGAGGCCTTCAAAATTTTTCCCCATCCCAATCGGCCAGTTCATCGGCGTAGATAAGATACCTAACACGTCTTCTAATTCAGCTAATAAATCAAGTGGTTCACGACCATCTCGGTCAAGTTTATTAATAAAGGTAAAAACTGGGATGCCACGTTGTTTGACAACTTGGAACAGTTTCTTAGTCTGTGCTTCAATACCCTTGGCGCTGTCAATCACCATGACCGCAGCATCTACCGCCATCAAAGTCCGGTAAGTATCTTCTGAGAAGTCCTCATGCCCTGGTGTGTCAAGGATGTTAACACGTTTTCCAGCATAGTCAAATTGCATGACTGAAGAGGTCACCGAAATGCCACGTTGCTTCTCGATATCCATCCAGTCGGATTTAGCAAAATGCCCTGTTTTCTTTCCTTTTACAGTACCTGCTTCACGAATTTCTCCGCCAAAATAAAGCAATTGTTCAGTTATCGTCGTTTTACCAGCATCCGGGTGACTGATGATCGCAAAGGTTCGTCTACGCTTAATTTCTGATTCTAATGTCATTTGTTTTCCTTTAAACCGCAGCTACAAGTGGGTTTAGTCTACTTTCAGCTGTATATTTTTCTCAATACTTCCTATTATATCACACTTATAAAAAGCTATTTGTAATAATTCGTAACATTTTGTCATAAAACTTTCATGTTATTTTCATATTACTCGGGTATTTGTCTGATAGAATAAGTCTCATGAAAACATTTAATCTTAAGCAGTCTAATTTGACTGCTACCCTATCTAAAAAATCGGTGGCTTTCTTAGCCACTACTCTCATTGCTGGTGGCCTTTTTGCTACAGCAACAACAGCAAGTGCTGACCAAGTAACTTACGTTGTTAAACCGGGAGATACGCTATCTCAAATCTCAGATAAATTTTATAATGATCAAACGCATATTCAAAGTATTGCCAAAGCAAACAATATTAGCAACATCGCGATGATCTATGTCGGCGAATCATTGACATTTAATACAGATGCAACATCTGACACTGAAACACCAGCTAAATCAGTAGTAGCCCAAGCAGCAGCGCCAGCCGTTGCTGCCCCAGCTCCTGCTGCAACACCTGCACCTACAGCAAATATCGCAACAGGTAACGGTTTCACTGCAAACTCTGCTAAAGAAGCGATTGCTATGACTGAATCAGGTGGTTCATATAGTGCCCAAAATGGTCAATACTATGGTCGTTACCAATTGACGTCTTCTTACTTAGGTGGAGATTTCTCTCCTGCTAACCAAGAACGTGTGGCAGATAACTATGTTGCAGGACGTTATGGTTCATGGGAAGCTGCTTGGCAGTTCCATTTATCTCACGGTTGGTATTAAACTTACTCAGCTAGTCTAAACTAATTAGCAAAAAGCACCTAGAAAATAACTTTCTAGGTGCTTTTATCTGTCATTAAGCTATTCAGGTACATCATAGTTTTCAACCGTTGCTGAAGGATACTTAGTTGCTATTGCACTTGCATAGGGCTTAGCATACTTAGATAATAAAATCGTTTCTTTTGTATCACTGGTCCCAAGCGTCTGATATAAGGCGTTCAGCGTGACAAAAGTAACCGCATCTTCTCCAAAGGCTACATCAATCTTTTTTTTAGCTTGATGAAAATAGGCCTCTTGAGATTTAGCATTAAGCAAAATACGACCAAGATAGGCTTCATCATCGATTTTAGTGACATAGTACATCATATTTCTCCTTAACAATGCTAACTTTAGCAATACAAGGTCCTTATACCTCGACATCAGTATACGAAATCGCTTTCATTTTGTCAAACATTTATAAGGGATGACCTATTACCTTAAGCTAATCCAGTTTAGTGTATACGATATGGTGACTTTTACTCATTTCACAAATAGAT
Proteins encoded in this region:
- a CDS encoding LysM peptidoglycan-binding domain-containing protein yields the protein MKTFNLKQSNLTATLSKKSVAFLATTLIAGGLFATATTASADQVTYVVKPGDTLSQISDKFYNDQTHIQSIAKANNISNIAMIYVGESLTFNTDATSDTETPAKSVVAQAAAPAVAAPAPAATPAPTANIATGNGFTANSAKEAIAMTESGGSYSAQNGQYYGRYQLTSSYLGGDFSPANQERVADNYVAGRYGSWEAAWQFHLSHGWY
- a CDS encoding LytTR family DNA-binding domain-containing protein; translated protein: MKVVIALVPKTQEEQIVFNIHALTDEHRALMARVKADEQHDIIATKGEKHYRILIKGILYFESVDKKTFIYTQDDVFEVKDKLYQIAEKLAEQKFIRISKSMILNLKKVEMLCPTLSGRFEAELDNHERVTISRKYVSELKHMLGMKGRNVD
- a CDS encoding peptide chain release factor 3, translating into MTLESEIKRRRTFAIISHPDAGKTTITEQLLYFGGEIREAGTVKGKKTGHFAKSDWMDIEKQRGISVTSSVMQFDYAGKRVNILDTPGHEDFSEDTYRTLMAVDAAVMVIDSAKGIEAQTKKLFQVVKQRGIPVFTFINKLDRDGREPLDLLAELEDVLGILSTPMNWPIGMGKNFEGLYDMHNTRLELYKGETRFVDFNQGDQVFAQNPFYQQAKGDIELMTEAGNPFDGEAVLAGELTPVFFGSALTNFGVQTFLDSFLEFAPEPQGHKTLTEEVVLPTVPEFSGFVFKIQANMDPRHRDRIAFVRIISGEFERGMSIKLARTGKSVKLSNVTQFMAESRENVENAVAGDIIGVYDTGTYQVGDTLTTGSLKIEFEPLPTFTPELFMKVSAKNVMKQKSFHKGIEQLVQEGAIQLYKSYQTGEYMLGAVGQLQFEVFQHRMVGEYNAEVVMTPMGKKTVRWISTDDLDERMSSSRNILAKDRFDNPLFLFENQFAERWFADKYPDVVLSDTPFIER